The genomic region CGTCAGTGGTAGCAGGCGCAGCGGTCTCAGTTGCCGGAGCAGCTACAGCTTCAGTCACCTGAATGTCCTTTTCGTTATTTTCGGTCACAGTGCCAGCCCACCTTCACGTGCGCCGTCAGCGACGGCGGCGATCCGGCCGTGGTACTTGTTACCACCGCGGTCGAAGACAACAGCTTCGATACCGGCAGCCTTGGCACGCTCGGCGACCAGTTCGCCAACGCGCTTGGCCTTGGCGGTCTTGTCACCGTCGAACGCACGAAGGTCAGCTTCCAACGTGGAGGCACTTGCCACGGTCAGGCCCTTGGTGTCATCGACAACCTGGACGAAGATGTGACGTGCGGAGCGGTTGACGACCAGACGCGGGCGTACAGCCGTACCGGAGATGCGCTTGCGGATACGAAGCTGGCGGCGGCTGCGCTGGGCAGACTTGCTCTTGTTCGTACGCTTCTTGTTAATTGCGATCGCCATGGTTACTTACCAGCCTTTCCGACCTTGCGGCGGATGACTTCGCCTGCGTAACGGATGCCCTTGCCCTTGTAGGGGTCCGGCTTCCGCAGCTTGCGAATGTTGGCAGCAACCTCGCCGACCTGCTGCTTGGAGATACCTGAAACAGAGAGCTTGGTCGGGGTCTCAACTGCAAAGGTGATGCCGTTCGGTGCCGAGACGTTGACCGGGTGGCTGTAGCCCAGAGCGAACTCCAGGTCAGAACCCTTGGCCTGGACGCGGTAACCAGTACCGACAATCTCAAGCTTCTTCTCGTAGCCTGCGGTGACACCCTGGATCATGTTGGCGATCAGGGTGCGGGTCA from Arthrobacter sp. NicSoilB8 harbors:
- the rplF gene encoding 50S ribosomal protein L6, yielding MSRIGRLPITVPAGVEVKVDGSVVSVKGSKGELSHTVPSPIEVSLEEGTLTVARPNDERASRSLHGLTRTLIANMIQGVTAGYEKKLEIVGTGYRVQAKGSDLEFALGYSHPVNVSAPNGITFAVETPTKLSVSGISKQQVGEVAANIRKLRKPDPYKGKGIRYAGEVIRRKVGKAGK
- the rplR gene encoding 50S ribosomal protein L18, with amino-acid sequence MAIAINKKRTNKSKSAQRSRRQLRIRKRISGTAVRPRLVVNRSARHIFVQVVDDTKGLTVASASTLEADLRAFDGDKTAKAKRVGELVAERAKAAGIEAVVFDRGGNKYHGRIAAVADGAREGGLAL